Proteins encoded together in one Bradyrhizobium sp. PSBB068 window:
- the dxs gene encoding 1-deoxy-D-xylulose-5-phosphate synthase — protein MTTFSKTPLLDTIHTPDDLRKLKVEQVRQVADELRQETIDAVSVTGGHFGAGLGVVELTTAIHYIFDTPRDRLIWDVGHQAYPHKILTGRRDRIRTLRTGGGLSGFTKRTESDYDPFGAAHSSTSISAGLGMAVARDLSGGKNNVIAVIGDGAMSAGMAYEAMNNAGAMNSRLIVILNDNDMSIAPPVGAMSAYLSRLYSGKTYRSLREAAKQINKRLPKILANRANRVEEYSRGFMMDGGTLFEELGFYYVGPIDGHNLDHLLPVLKNVRDMETGPILVHVVTQKGKGYGPAEASADKYHAVVKFDVATGTQAKAKPNAPAYQNVFGQSLVKEAQKDDKIVAITAAMPSGTGVDIFNKAFPDRTFDVGIAEQHAVTFAAGLATEGYKPFCAIYSTFLQRGYDQVVHDVAIQSLPVRFAIDRAGLVGADGATHAGSFDNAYLGCLPNFVIMAASDEAEMVHMVATQVAINDRPSALRYPRGEGRGVEMPEVGVALPIGKGRIIREGKKVALLSFGTRLAECEKAADELAAHGLSATIADARFMKPLDEEMIMKLARDHEILITIEEGSIGGFGSHVMQFLSDNAMLDSGMLKFRSMILPDVFLDHDTPAAMYARAGLDAKSIVAKVFETLGKDYKTETVKLA, from the coding sequence GTGACCACATTTAGTAAAACGCCGCTTCTTGATACTATTCACACGCCCGATGACCTGCGCAAGCTGAAGGTCGAGCAGGTGCGGCAGGTTGCCGACGAGCTCCGCCAGGAAACCATCGACGCCGTGTCGGTGACCGGCGGCCATTTCGGCGCCGGCCTCGGCGTGGTCGAACTGACCACCGCCATCCACTACATCTTCGACACCCCGCGCGACCGCCTGATCTGGGACGTCGGCCACCAGGCCTATCCGCACAAGATCCTGACCGGTCGCCGCGACCGCATCCGCACCCTGCGTACCGGCGGCGGCCTCTCCGGCTTCACCAAGCGCACCGAGAGCGACTACGATCCGTTCGGCGCCGCGCACTCCTCGACCTCGATTTCGGCCGGCCTCGGCATGGCCGTGGCGCGTGATCTCTCCGGCGGCAAGAACAACGTTATCGCCGTGATCGGTGACGGCGCGATGTCGGCGGGCATGGCCTATGAGGCCATGAACAATGCCGGCGCGATGAACTCGCGCCTGATCGTGATCCTCAACGACAACGACATGTCGATCGCGCCGCCGGTCGGCGCGATGAGCGCCTATCTGTCGCGCCTGTACTCCGGCAAGACCTACCGCTCGCTGCGCGAGGCCGCCAAGCAGATCAACAAGCGGCTGCCGAAGATCCTCGCCAACCGCGCCAACCGCGTCGAGGAATATTCCCGCGGCTTCATGATGGACGGCGGCACGCTGTTCGAGGAGTTGGGCTTCTACTATGTCGGCCCGATCGACGGTCACAATCTCGACCATCTGCTGCCGGTGCTGAAGAACGTTCGCGACATGGAGACCGGACCGATCCTGGTCCACGTCGTGACCCAGAAGGGCAAGGGCTACGGCCCGGCGGAAGCTTCCGCCGACAAGTACCACGCCGTCGTCAAGTTCGACGTCGCGACCGGCACCCAGGCCAAGGCCAAGCCGAACGCGCCGGCCTACCAGAACGTGTTCGGCCAGAGCCTCGTCAAGGAAGCGCAGAAGGACGACAAGATCGTCGCCATCACCGCGGCGATGCCGTCGGGCACCGGCGTCGACATCTTCAACAAGGCATTCCCGGATCGCACCTTCGACGTCGGCATCGCCGAGCAGCACGCGGTGACGTTCGCTGCGGGCCTCGCCACCGAAGGCTACAAGCCGTTCTGCGCGATCTATTCGACCTTCCTGCAGCGCGGCTATGACCAGGTGGTCCATGACGTCGCGATCCAGAGCCTGCCGGTCCGCTTCGCGATCGACCGTGCCGGCCTGGTCGGCGCCGACGGCGCGACCCATGCCGGATCGTTCGACAACGCCTATCTCGGCTGTCTGCCGAACTTCGTGATCATGGCGGCCTCCGACGAGGCCGAGATGGTGCACATGGTCGCGACCCAGGTTGCGATCAACGATCGCCCGAGCGCGCTGCGCTATCCGCGCGGCGAGGGCCGCGGCGTCGAGATGCCGGAAGTCGGCGTTGCCCTGCCGATCGGCAAGGGCCGCATCATCCGCGAGGGCAAGAAGGTCGCCCTGCTCTCCTTCGGCACCCGCCTCGCCGAGTGTGAGAAGGCGGCCGACGAGCTCGCCGCCCACGGCCTCTCCGCCACCATCGCCGACGCGCGCTTCATGAAGCCGCTCGACGAGGAGATGATCATGAAGCTCGCCCGCGACCACGAGATCCTGATCACGATCGAGGAAGGCTCGATCGGCGGCTTCGGCTCGCATGTCATGCAGTTCCTGTCCGACAACGCGATGCTGGACAGCGGCATGCTCAAGTTCCGCTCGATGATCCTGCCCGACGTGTTCCTCGATCACGACACGCCGGCGGCGATGTATGCCCGCGCCGGTCTCGACGCCAAGAGCATCGTTGCCAAGGTGTTCGAAACCCTCGGCAAGGACTACAAGACCGAGACCGTCAAGCTCGCGTAA
- a CDS encoding exodeoxyribonuclease VII small subunit, which yields MAENTQADVKKLSFERAIEELESIVKRLEDGKVPLEESVAIYERGEALKRRCEELLRQAEARVDKITTDASGQASGTEPLDVQ from the coding sequence ATGGCCGAAAATACTCAAGCCGACGTCAAGAAGCTCTCCTTTGAACGCGCGATCGAGGAACTCGAATCGATCGTCAAGCGGCTCGAGGACGGCAAGGTACCGCTTGAGGAATCGGTCGCGATCTATGAGCGCGGCGAGGCGCTGAAGCGGCGCTGCGAGGAATTGCTGCGCCAGGCCGAAGCCCGTGTCGACAAGATCACCACCGACGCCTCCGGCCAGGCGTCCGGCACCGAGCCGCTCGACGTGCAGTAG
- a CDS encoding histone deacetylase family protein: MTLLLTHPACLDHLTPPGHPERPDRLRAVAEVLGEDRFKALVRDLAPEGDLDTVLLCHGEHYVGELRHIAPTSGMIYIDGDTSMSPGTWEAVMRGVGGAVAATDQVMEGKHQNAFVAVRPPGHHAEKSTPMGFCFFDNAAIAARHAQRKYGIKRAAIIDFDVHHGNGTQDIFWADPTVMYCSTHQMPLFPGTGAAGERGEHDTVVNAPLAPGDGGAKFRSAFENLILPQLEKFSPELVVISAGFDAHHRDPLASINLTGEDFGWVTRKLMDLADKSAGGRVVSVLEGGYDLEGLKESVASHVTALMGG, encoded by the coding sequence ATGACACTGCTTCTGACGCACCCCGCCTGCCTCGATCACCTGACCCCACCCGGACATCCCGAACGCCCCGACCGGCTGCGCGCGGTCGCCGAGGTGCTTGGCGAAGACCGTTTCAAGGCGCTGGTGCGCGACCTCGCGCCGGAAGGCGACCTCGACACCGTGTTGCTCTGCCATGGCGAGCACTATGTCGGCGAACTGCGCCACATCGCGCCGACTTCGGGCATGATCTATATCGACGGCGACACCTCGATGTCGCCGGGCACCTGGGAAGCCGTGATGCGCGGCGTCGGCGGCGCCGTGGCCGCCACCGATCAGGTGATGGAGGGCAAGCACCAGAACGCCTTCGTCGCAGTGCGCCCGCCCGGGCACCACGCCGAGAAATCGACGCCGATGGGCTTCTGCTTCTTCGACAATGCCGCGATCGCCGCGCGCCACGCGCAACGCAAATACGGCATCAAGCGCGCCGCGATCATCGATTTCGACGTCCATCACGGCAACGGCACGCAGGACATCTTCTGGGCCGATCCGACCGTGATGTACTGCTCGACGCACCAGATGCCGCTGTTCCCCGGCACTGGCGCTGCCGGCGAACGCGGCGAGCACGACACCGTCGTCAACGCGCCGCTGGCGCCCGGCGACGGCGGCGCCAAATTCCGCTCCGCGTTCGAGAACCTGATCCTGCCGCAGCTCGAGAAGTTTTCCCCGGAACTCGTCGTCATCTCGGCAGGCTTCGATGCCCATCACCGCGACCCGCTGGCGTCGATCAACCTGACGGGTGAGGATTTCGGCTGGGTCACGCGCAAGCTGATGGATCTCGCCGACAAGAGCGCCGGCGGGCGCGTCGTCTCCGTCCTGGAAGGCGGCTACGACCTCGAGGGCCTGAAAGAGTCGGTAGCATCTCACGTCACCGCATTGATGGGCGGATAA
- a CDS encoding bifunctional metallophosphatase/5'-nucleotidase: protein MRQPRLTLVAALCALGLAATGPCLAQSAAAPVDLRILAINDFHGYLRPPPGGIRITDPADATRKIMVPAGGSERVATVVKQLREGHKNNIFVAAGDLIGASPFLSAMFHDEPTIESLSMMGLAISSVGNHEFDEGKDELLRMQNGGCHPIDKCQGPHPFLGAKFRYLAASTIDKATGKPVFPPYEIKEFDGIAVAFIGLTLKNTPNLVSPAGVASLDFRDEAETVNALVPELKAKGVEAIVVLIHEGGFPTGDYNECPGISGPIVDIVKKFDRAVDVVISGHTHQAYICEIDGRLVTSGDKYGTLVTAIDLQLDPKTHDVISAKADNTIVKIGGTAKDPEQSALLESYDRLAAPIANRAAGSVTETLSRTPGETGESVLGDIVADAQLSATSSEPNGGAVIALTNPGGVRTDIVKREDGAVTYADIFASQPFRNQLVTMTLTGKQLKDVLEQQWADPKRPRALQVSKGFAYAWDAGKGDGERIIAARMSLDGKPIDPAASYRVTVNNYLAEGGDGFTVFKEGTAQQFGIYDVDALYAYFKANSPVGPTAGKRIERVN from the coding sequence ATGAGACAGCCCCGCCTGACACTAGTCGCCGCGCTCTGCGCGCTCGGCCTCGCCGCAACCGGCCCTTGCCTGGCACAGAGTGCCGCAGCGCCGGTGGACCTGCGCATTCTCGCGATCAACGACTTTCACGGCTACCTGCGACCGCCGCCCGGCGGCATCCGCATCACCGATCCCGCTGATGCGACCAGGAAGATCATGGTGCCCGCCGGCGGATCGGAGCGGGTCGCCACCGTGGTCAAGCAGCTGCGCGAGGGACACAAGAACAACATCTTCGTCGCGGCCGGCGACCTGATCGGCGCCAGCCCGTTCCTGTCGGCGATGTTCCATGACGAGCCGACCATCGAGTCGCTTTCGATGATGGGGCTTGCGATCTCCTCGGTCGGCAATCACGAATTCGACGAGGGCAAGGATGAGCTGCTGCGGATGCAGAATGGCGGCTGCCACCCGATCGACAAATGCCAGGGGCCGCATCCCTTCCTGGGGGCCAAATTCCGCTACCTCGCCGCCTCCACGATCGACAAGGCGACCGGCAAGCCGGTGTTTCCGCCCTACGAGATCAAGGAGTTCGACGGCATTGCGGTCGCCTTCATCGGCCTGACGCTGAAGAACACGCCGAACCTGGTGTCGCCGGCCGGCGTCGCCAGCCTCGACTTCCGCGACGAGGCCGAGACCGTCAATGCGCTGGTCCCCGAGCTGAAGGCGAAGGGCGTCGAGGCGATCGTGGTCTTGATCCACGAAGGCGGTTTTCCGACCGGCGACTACAATGAATGCCCCGGGATCTCCGGGCCGATCGTCGACATCGTCAAGAAGTTCGATCGCGCGGTCGACGTCGTAATCTCCGGCCACACCCACCAGGCCTATATCTGCGAGATCGACGGACGGCTCGTCACGTCGGGCGACAAATACGGCACGCTGGTCACCGCGATCGATCTCCAGCTCGATCCGAAGACCCATGACGTTATCAGCGCCAAGGCCGACAACACCATCGTGAAGATCGGCGGCACCGCCAAGGATCCCGAGCAGAGCGCGCTCCTGGAATCCTATGACCGGCTGGCCGCGCCGATCGCCAACCGCGCGGCGGGTTCGGTCACCGAGACGCTGTCGCGCACGCCCGGCGAGACCGGCGAAAGCGTGCTCGGCGATATCGTCGCCGACGCGCAGCTCAGCGCCACCAGCTCGGAGCCGAACGGCGGCGCGGTGATCGCCCTCACCAATCCGGGCGGCGTGCGCACCGACATCGTCAAGCGCGAGGACGGCGCGGTCACCTATGCCGATATCTTCGCAAGCCAGCCGTTCCGCAACCAGCTCGTGACGATGACGCTGACCGGCAAGCAGCTCAAGGACGTGCTGGAGCAGCAATGGGCCGACCCGAAGCGGCCGCGCGCCCTGCAGGTCTCGAAGGGCTTTGCCTATGCGTGGGATGCGGGCAAGGGTGACGGCGAGCGCATCATCGCCGCGCGGATGTCGCTCGACGGGAAGCCGATCGACCCGGCCGCGAGCTACCGCGTCACCGTGAACAATTATCTCGCCGAAGGCGGCGACGGCTTCACGGTGTTCAAGGAAGGGACAGCGCAGCAGTTCGGCATCTACGACGTCGATGCGCTCTATGCCTACTTCAAGGCCAACAGCCCGGTCGGCCCGACTGCCGGCAAGCGGATCGAGCGGGTCAACTGA
- a CDS encoding crotonase/enoyl-CoA hydratase family protein — protein sequence MTAHVIVTDEAATRVIRLRRPEKKNAITEEMFRAISEAIDRAQNDPRIRCLIITGGSGVFTAGNDIEDLLTQGTSTGETPPASDLVKFLYSLAHNVKPIIAAVDGVAMGIGTTMLFHCDYVLASTTALFSTPFSNFGLVPEGASSLLMPRTMGHQRAFAMLVMGRTMSADDARVAGFVNAVVAPGHAEVEAHKIAREICALPAEAVAISRRLIRLPPEDVARRIEQENHLFSERMRSKEAVSAFTAFLARPKD from the coding sequence ATGACCGCGCATGTCATAGTAACCGACGAAGCCGCCACGCGCGTGATCCGGCTACGCCGGCCCGAGAAGAAGAACGCGATCACCGAGGAGATGTTTCGCGCGATCAGCGAGGCGATCGACAGGGCGCAGAACGATCCGAGGATCCGCTGCCTGATCATCACCGGCGGCTCCGGCGTGTTCACCGCGGGCAACGACATCGAGGACCTGCTCACGCAGGGCACCTCGACCGGCGAGACGCCGCCCGCCTCGGACCTCGTCAAGTTCCTGTATTCGCTGGCCCACAACGTCAAGCCGATCATCGCCGCCGTCGACGGCGTCGCGATGGGGATCGGCACCACCATGCTGTTTCACTGCGACTATGTGCTGGCCAGCACGACCGCGCTGTTCTCGACGCCGTTCTCCAATTTCGGCCTGGTGCCGGAAGGTGCCTCCAGCCTGTTGATGCCGCGCACGATGGGTCACCAGCGCGCTTTCGCGATGCTGGTGATGGGCCGCACCATGTCGGCCGACGATGCGCGCGTCGCCGGCTTCGTCAACGCCGTGGTGGCGCCTGGACATGCCGAGGTCGAGGCGCACAAGATTGCGCGCGAGATCTGCGCGCTGCCGGCCGAGGCGGTGGCGATCTCGCGGCGCCTGATCCGGCTGCCGCCCGAGGACGTCGCCCGCCGCATCGAGCAGGAGAACCATCTGTTCAGCGAGCGGATGCGCTCCAAGGAGGCGGTCAGCGCCTTCACGGCATTCCTGGCGCGCCCCAAAGATTGA
- a CDS encoding DinB family protein, protein MPASLVQTFRAFAYNNAWANHRMLTACAGLSQAEFAAARTGFFPSLQATLNHIHVIDLFYVDALEGGWLGPEAWANEVPYPAVDALKTAQRAIDQRLIAHCDALTPARLDDVVRVNRDTSVQTERRDRLLMHLFQHQIHHRGQAHAMLAETTVKPPQLDEFFAAGEAPLREAEFRELGWSEAAVWGG, encoded by the coding sequence ATGCCGGCGAGCCTCGTTCAGACGTTTCGAGCCTTTGCCTACAACAATGCCTGGGCCAATCACCGCATGCTGACCGCCTGCGCCGGTCTCAGCCAGGCGGAGTTCGCGGCGGCCCGGACCGGGTTCTTCCCGAGCCTGCAGGCGACGCTGAACCACATCCATGTCATCGATCTCTTTTATGTCGACGCCCTCGAAGGTGGCTGGCTCGGGCCGGAGGCGTGGGCCAATGAAGTGCCCTACCCGGCGGTCGACGCGCTGAAAACCGCGCAACGCGCGATCGACCAGCGCCTGATCGCTCACTGCGACGCGCTGACGCCTGCACGGCTCGATGATGTGGTGAGGGTCAATCGCGACACGTCGGTACAGACCGAGCGCCGCGACCGCCTGTTGATGCATCTGTTCCAGCACCAGATCCATCATCGCGGCCAGGCTCACGCGATGCTCGCCGAAACCACCGTCAAGCCGCCGCAGCTCGACGAATTTTTCGCCGCCGGCGAAGCTCCGCTCCGCGAAGCCGAGTTCAGGGAGCTCGGCTGGAGCGAGGCCGCCGTGTGGGGCGGCTGA
- a CDS encoding LysR family transcriptional regulator — protein sequence MELRHLRYFVAVADAGSLTVAAEQKLHTSQPSLSRQIRDLEEEVGVQLLNRGAQGIELTAAGKAFLDHARMALLQAEAAKEAALRAAQPPKPVFSLGFLSGAEIDLLPEVTRVLREEFPGIDIRLSSDYSPTLAKALMRRKLDAAFMRADDNMEDLACKRVRTDPLVFVFPRDHRLAAQANVAPEDIVNETFFLPSRSAPAVRRVVLEYFNRAGIDIRPEHEVHNVVHAISMITSTHAVMLLPAYTARYLPDTITTRPVQGEAPTLDLVIAYHKANKSPILKLLLSRVGRLAGAAA from the coding sequence ATGGAGCTCCGGCATCTGCGCTACTTCGTTGCCGTGGCCGATGCGGGCAGCCTGACCGTTGCCGCCGAGCAGAAGCTCCACACCTCGCAGCCCTCCCTGAGCCGGCAGATTCGCGATCTCGAGGAGGAAGTCGGCGTTCAACTGCTGAACCGCGGCGCGCAGGGCATCGAGCTGACCGCGGCTGGCAAGGCGTTTCTCGACCATGCCCGGATGGCGCTGCTGCAGGCCGAGGCCGCCAAGGAAGCGGCGCTGCGCGCGGCGCAGCCGCCGAAGCCCGTGTTCTCGCTCGGATTCCTGTCGGGCGCCGAAATCGATCTGCTGCCCGAGGTGACCCGCGTGTTGCGCGAGGAATTTCCCGGCATCGATATCCGTCTGTCGAGCGACTATTCGCCGACGCTTGCCAAGGCCCTGATGCGGCGCAAGCTCGATGCCGCCTTCATGCGGGCCGACGACAACATGGAAGACCTTGCTTGCAAACGCGTGCGCACCGATCCGCTGGTGTTCGTGTTTCCGCGCGACCATCGGCTGGCGGCGCAGGCCAACGTCGCGCCGGAAGACATCGTCAACGAGACCTTCTTTCTGCCGTCCAGATCCGCGCCGGCGGTGCGCCGTGTTGTGCTGGAGTATTTCAACCGCGCCGGAATAGACATCAGGCCGGAGCACGAGGTGCATAATGTAGTGCACGCGATATCGATGATCACCTCGACGCATGCGGTGATGCTGCTGCCTGCCTACACGGCGCGCTATCTGCCCGACACCATCACCACGCGTCCGGTGCAGGGAGAGGCGCCGACGCTCGATCTCGTGATCGCCTATCACAAGGCCAACAAATCCCCGATCCTGAAGCTGTTGCTGTCGCGGGTCGGCCGGCTGGCCGGCGCGGCGGCCTGA
- a CDS encoding VOC family protein: MQLAKNVIDVGLSTNNLEPMLRFWQQDAGLRFDHVLPVRRGQKQYRHDAHGSVIKLNHHVEPLPAVAPSGYRELIIAQEGVGVPQHMHDPDGNGVCLVAPGYDGISQIAVAMVVRDLAAHRRFYGDILGFTEQSWSGGAAFRLGDSLILLTQDRAATVDPIRQARGWRYITLQVADIDAVHDELRGKGVREGLAPVTLGEVARISMILDPDGNWIELSRRASIVGSLSDDEAARK, from the coding sequence ATGCAACTCGCCAAGAACGTCATCGACGTCGGCCTTTCCACCAACAATCTCGAGCCGATGCTGCGGTTCTGGCAGCAGGATGCCGGGCTTCGTTTCGATCATGTGCTGCCGGTCCGCCGCGGCCAGAAGCAGTACCGCCACGACGCGCACGGTTCGGTCATCAAGCTCAATCATCACGTCGAGCCGCTGCCGGCGGTCGCGCCGAGCGGCTATCGCGAACTGATCATCGCGCAAGAGGGCGTCGGCGTGCCGCAACACATGCACGATCCCGACGGCAACGGGGTCTGCCTGGTGGCGCCGGGATACGACGGCATCAGCCAGATCGCGGTCGCGATGGTGGTGCGTGATCTCGCCGCGCATCGCAGGTTCTACGGCGACATCCTCGGCTTCACCGAGCAATCCTGGTCGGGCGGCGCGGCCTTCCGCCTCGGCGACAGCCTCATCCTGCTGACGCAAGATCGCGCTGCGACCGTCGATCCAATCAGGCAAGCGCGCGGCTGGCGCTACATCACGTTGCAGGTCGCTGATATCGACGCCGTGCATGACGAGCTGCGCGGCAAGGGCGTCCGCGAGGGCCTCGCGCCGGTGACGCTTGGCGAGGTCGCGCGGATTTCCATGATCCTCGATCCCGATGGCAACTGGATCGAATTGTCCCGACGGGCATCGATCGTCGGCAGCCTTTCGGACGACGAGGCGGCAAGAAAGTGA
- a CDS encoding pilus assembly protein, translating into MTKLSLRARKFWIDTDALAAIEFAMVLPFMLLLYVGGIELANGMAINIKVTAAAHSVADMVSQNTQVSASQLQNILGASTAILAPYPTTSNGNSLTTVTVSEVSTDSNGKATVQWSQSYNGTSFVTGRPVGQTIALPASLAGTQNYNVSFILGEVSYGYTPNLGFTISGTVTLRDSYYLFPRCSTNSPANASFPYYDVKLTSSTTCTCIQHLQQKIC; encoded by the coding sequence ATGACCAAGCTGTCCCTTCGAGCGCGGAAGTTCTGGATCGATACCGACGCCCTGGCGGCGATCGAGTTTGCCATGGTGTTGCCGTTCATGTTGCTGCTCTATGTCGGCGGCATCGAACTTGCCAACGGCATGGCCATCAACATCAAGGTCACCGCGGCCGCCCATTCCGTCGCCGACATGGTCTCGCAGAATACGCAAGTCAGCGCGAGCCAGCTGCAGAACATCCTCGGCGCTTCGACCGCGATCCTCGCGCCGTATCCGACGACCAGCAACGGCAACTCGCTCACCACCGTTACTGTTTCAGAAGTCTCCACGGACAGCAACGGCAAGGCGACGGTGCAGTGGAGCCAGTCCTACAACGGAACGAGCTTCGTCACGGGGAGACCGGTCGGTCAAACGATCGCGTTGCCTGCCTCGCTCGCCGGGACGCAGAACTACAATGTCTCGTTCATTCTGGGCGAAGTGTCCTACGGCTATACGCCAAATCTCGGCTTCACCATCAGCGGGACCGTGACGCTGAGAGACAGCTATTACCTGTTTCCGCGTTGTTCGACCAACAGCCCCGCCAACGCAAGCTTTCCGTACTATGACGTCAAACTGACGTCCTCGACGACCTGCACCTGCATCCAGCACCTGCAACAGAAGATCTGCTAG
- a CDS encoding pilus assembly protein: MRDRRGATAVEFALVATPFLALLVAIVQTFLVFFAQEMLEGVVQQSSRQILTGQTQSQQATQTAFHQTVCNQVAVLFTCSKILVDVRVATSWSTADTSALIPTYDSQGNVNNMQFNPGNAGDIVVVRVMYMWPVLLGPLGFNLSNQPNNTRLILATAAFQNEPAS; the protein is encoded by the coding sequence ATGAGGGATCGCCGCGGCGCCACTGCGGTCGAGTTCGCGCTCGTCGCGACGCCGTTTCTCGCCCTCCTCGTCGCGATCGTGCAGACGTTTCTCGTGTTCTTTGCGCAGGAGATGCTCGAAGGGGTGGTGCAGCAATCGAGCCGACAGATTTTGACCGGACAGACGCAATCACAACAGGCGACACAGACCGCCTTTCACCAGACCGTCTGCAATCAGGTCGCTGTACTGTTCACCTGCAGCAAGATCCTGGTCGACGTGCGGGTCGCCACCAGCTGGTCGACCGCCGATACGTCTGCTCTCATCCCGACGTATGACAGCCAGGGCAACGTCAACAACATGCAATTCAATCCGGGAAATGCCGGAGACATCGTCGTGGTCCGGGTGATGTACATGTGGCCGGTCTTGCTCGGCCCCCTTGGATTCAATCTTTCAAATCAGCCCAACAACACCCGGCTGATTCTGGCCACTGCCGCCTTCCAGAACGAGCCGGCCTCGTAG
- a CDS encoding pilus assembly protein — MMRSWLSRFGTDRGANVAVIFALATVPLVYLLGMTTDYTQALRKKNQLDAAADAAAIAAVRPAMLLQTDSTAKAAAAAVFASTANSMTGLSSVPSPTINIVDSGLQRTVTVSYTAQSINNFGTLLRSATWAVGGTSTARAASAPNMNFYLVLDDSPSMAIGATQNDINNLISYTSSQPSASRSCGFACHETHPNLDSGANSSSVDNLTIARNNGVTLRIDLVVNAVNQLLVSWANCPQTSVSGGVMQCMSALNNTTYKAGLYTFDYGFNTLQTPTSPTTAGQAISNIQLMTVDHQNCVISGNCTTDYGTDIENALSSVNNIMPNPGLGSNQSGDTPQEVVFLVTDGVDDKIISLSSSCNANAVLQTVGSKFRCQQPIDPTICTTIKNRGIRIAILYTEYLQLSDGWYMSHISQFNNPSSSTGQIAQNLQSCASPGLFSDVQTGGDISAALTDLFIKVASSTASLTQ; from the coding sequence GTGATGCGCTCCTGGCTCTCTCGCTTCGGCACAGATCGCGGGGCCAACGTTGCCGTAATCTTTGCATTGGCGACGGTGCCGTTGGTCTACCTGTTGGGTATGACCACGGATTACACCCAGGCCCTGCGCAAGAAGAATCAGTTGGATGCCGCGGCGGACGCTGCGGCAATTGCAGCCGTGCGGCCTGCCATGCTGCTGCAAACGGATTCCACGGCCAAGGCCGCTGCCGCCGCCGTTTTTGCGTCCACAGCCAACAGCATGACCGGCTTGAGCTCGGTGCCGTCACCGACGATCAACATCGTCGATTCCGGGCTCCAGCGTACCGTGACGGTTTCGTACACCGCGCAGTCGATCAACAACTTCGGCACCCTGCTTCGCAGCGCGACCTGGGCCGTCGGCGGCACCTCGACGGCACGCGCGGCAAGCGCGCCCAACATGAATTTCTATCTGGTGCTCGACGACTCGCCTTCCATGGCGATTGGCGCGACCCAGAACGACATCAACAATCTGATATCTTACACGTCCAGCCAGCCATCCGCCTCGCGAAGCTGCGGCTTCGCCTGCCATGAAACGCATCCCAACCTCGACAGCGGCGCCAATTCCTCGAGCGTCGACAACCTGACCATTGCGCGCAACAACGGCGTCACCTTGCGCATCGATCTCGTGGTGAATGCCGTCAATCAGCTGCTCGTTTCATGGGCGAACTGCCCGCAGACCAGCGTTTCGGGCGGCGTCATGCAATGCATGTCGGCCCTGAACAACACCACCTACAAGGCCGGCCTCTATACCTTCGACTACGGCTTCAACACCCTGCAAACGCCGACCAGCCCGACCACGGCGGGACAGGCCATTTCGAACATTCAGCTGATGACGGTCGACCACCAGAATTGCGTGATCTCGGGAAACTGCACCACGGACTACGGCACGGACATTGAGAACGCGCTCAGCAGCGTCAACAACATCATGCCGAATCCCGGCCTCGGCAGCAATCAATCGGGCGACACGCCGCAGGAAGTCGTATTCCTCGTCACCGACGGCGTCGACGACAAGATCATCTCGCTGAGCTCGTCCTGCAATGCCAACGCGGTACTACAGACAGTGGGCTCGAAGTTCCGGTGCCAGCAACCGATCGACCCAACGATCTGCACGACGATCAAGAACCGGGGTATTCGCATTGCAATCCTCTACACCGAGTATCTGCAGCTGAGCGACGGCTGGTACATGAGTCATATCTCCCAGTTCAACAACCCGTCCTCTTCAACCGGCCAGATCGCACAAAACCTGCAATCGTGCGCTTCGCCGGGCCTTTTCTCCGACGTTCAGACCGGTGGCGACATCTCGGCGGCATTGACGGATTTGTTCATCAAGGTCGCCTCAAGTACAGCCAGCCTCACGCAGTAA